A single window of Thermomicrobiales bacterium DNA harbors:
- the aroF gene encoding 3-deoxy-7-phosphoheptulonate synthase codes for MIITMGHESSEDQRQLVIRFVQERGFQTHTLTGGGEPVIGVSGRTVTPQMREELAALSGVVAVTPATRPYMLAQREARPNGTRVRLGDVVIGDDTPIIMAGPCVIEGRDQMLEAAEAVKAAGATVLRGGAFKPRTSPYSFQGLGEEGLQYLALARDVTGLPVVTEVMEPEQVDLVAAYSDMLQIGSRNMANFPLLRRAATAGKPILLKRGFSATVEEWMMSAEYLLAGGNDQVVLCERGIRSFDTATRFTLDLNAVPLARQLS; via the coding sequence ATGATTATCACGATGGGTCACGAGAGCTCCGAAGATCAACGCCAGCTGGTCATCAGGTTCGTGCAGGAGCGCGGGTTCCAGACGCACACGCTGACCGGCGGGGGCGAGCCGGTGATCGGTGTATCGGGCAGGACCGTAACGCCGCAGATGCGCGAAGAGCTCGCGGCGCTGAGTGGCGTCGTGGCGGTCACCCCGGCGACCCGGCCCTACATGCTGGCGCAGCGCGAGGCGCGTCCGAACGGCACGCGTGTCCGACTTGGCGATGTCGTGATTGGTGACGACACGCCGATCATCATGGCTGGCCCGTGCGTGATCGAGGGTCGCGATCAGATGCTGGAGGCCGCCGAGGCAGTGAAGGCCGCCGGTGCAACAGTCCTTCGTGGTGGCGCCTTCAAGCCGCGCACGTCGCCGTACTCGTTCCAGGGTCTCGGCGAAGAGGGGTTGCAGTACCTAGCACTGGCTCGCGATGTTACTGGCCTGCCGGTGGTGACCGAGGTCATGGAGCCGGAGCAGGTCGATCTCGTCGCCGCCTACTCCGACATGCTTCAGATTGGCTCGCGAAACATGGCGAACTTCCCGCTCCTTCGCCGCGCCGCGACTGCCGGCAAGCCGATCCTGCTCAAGCGCGGATTCTCGGCGACGGTTGAGGAGTGGATGATGTCGGCCGAGTACCTGCTCGCCGGTGGCAATGACCAGGTTGTGCTGTGCGAGCGCGGCATTCGCAGCTTCGACACGGCCACCCGCTTCACGCTCGACCTCAACGCCGTCCCACTGGCGCGCCAGCTCTCGC